Proteins encoded by one window of Aphis gossypii isolate Hap1 chromosome X, ASM2018417v2, whole genome shotgun sequence:
- the LOC126551860 gene encoding DET1- and DDB1-associated protein 1-like has translation MSIEEFLDGMPTFDERNFSQFYPSSFISRRIPVYIKTTDTPSEQVIVNDTSTVLLRYFHKKWDIKKKDKKRENDEIGEESGPSTSTSKRSRI, from the exons atg tctATAGAGGAATTCTTGGACGGAATGCCAACCTTTGATGAACGCAATTTTTCTCAATTCTATCCAAGCAGTTTTATATCTAGACGTATACCagtttacataaaaacaacTGATACACCTTCTGAACAAG ttattGTTAATGACACGTCAACTGTATTACTCAGATATTTTCATAAGAAATGGGATATAAag aagaaagataaaaaaagagaaaacgATGAAATAGGTGAAGAATCTGGCCCATCAACATCAACTAGTAAACGTTCaagaatttaa